In Chitinophaga sp. HK235, a single window of DNA contains:
- a CDS encoding pirin family protein translates to MKTEYFPAGERGVKDMGWLKSNFFFSFSDYQNPLRSAFGTLVAFNDDFVMPGKGFGTHPHVNMEIISILLKGKMNHKDSMGYSTKIEADGVQIMSAGEGLRHEEYNIGDSDVNFLQIWITPKLQNIAPRYQQRSFPRAKRKNRLATIVSSEEGQSHCWINQNTRISLGYYDLPGSVPYSLQPVNKCLFIFLISGTLKVNNQVLHPRDAFGIWEASEISLQHGEETEFLILETPINQK, encoded by the coding sequence ATGAAAACAGAGTATTTCCCGGCCGGTGAAAGAGGGGTTAAAGACATGGGATGGCTGAAAAGCAATTTCTTTTTTAGTTTCAGTGATTACCAAAATCCACTGCGCAGTGCTTTTGGCACGCTGGTGGCTTTTAATGATGACTTTGTAATGCCCGGCAAAGGTTTCGGCACCCATCCTCATGTGAACATGGAAATTATTTCCATACTGCTCAAAGGGAAGATGAATCACAAAGACTCTATGGGCTACAGTACCAAAATAGAGGCCGACGGCGTACAGATCATGAGTGCCGGCGAAGGATTAAGGCATGAAGAATACAATATCGGCGACAGTGATGTGAACTTCCTGCAGATATGGATAACCCCCAAATTACAGAATATCGCGCCCCGCTACCAGCAGCGCAGCTTTCCGCGGGCCAAAAGAAAAAACCGCCTGGCTACCATCGTTTCTTCCGAAGAAGGCCAGAGCCACTGCTGGATCAATCAGAATACCCGTATCTCCCTCGGATACTACGACCTTCCCGGCTCCGTGCCCTATTCGCTGCAACCGGTCAACAAATGCCTGTTTATTTTCCTGATCTCCGGTACCCTCAAAGTCAACAACCAGGTATTACATCCCCGCGATGCTTTTGGTATATGGGAAGCCAGCGAGATCAGCCTGCAACATGGAGAAGAAACGGAGTTTCTGATCCTGGAAACACCTATCAACCAGAAATAA
- a CDS encoding catalase, which produces MARKKAEQLNKKAEQLAPHTEDGADQFLTTNQGLRINDNQNSLKAGERGPSLLEDFILREKITHFDHERIPERIVHARGAGAYGYFQVYESLSDYTSAGFLTDPARRTPVFVRFSTVAGSRGSTDLARDVRGFAVKFYTEEGNYDLVGNNMPVFFIQDAMKFPDFVHAVKPEPHNEIPQAASAHDTFWDFISLAPESMHMIMWVMSDRAIPRSYRMMEGFGVHTFRLINAAGKGCFVKFHWKPLLGVHSVTWEEAQLISGKDPDFHRRDLWNAIESGYYPEYELGIQIIQEEDEHNFPFDLLDPTKIIPEEMVAVKRIGKMVLDRNPDNFFAETEQVAFHPGHLVPGIDFTNDPLLQGRLFSYLDTQLSRLGSPNFHEIPVNRAISPVHNNQRDGHMRQTINRGNTSYEPNTLGAGCPFQASIADGGFSSYAEKTDARKVRGRSTSFFDHFSQAALFYHSQSEAEKRHLINALRFELGKVTITDIRIRMLGLLSQVDKDLAVAVAEGLGLALPSQPEQPVNRIMPADGAPQQFQPHPVEQSVEKSEALSMANTVKDTVRSRQVAFLVADGVLSMEITEMKEALLRAGAQVELIAPHLGTVKASTGSGFEADESLLGAASVLFDAVYIPGGTGSTDTLQQHPEALRFVSEAYRHGKAIAVSGDGAAVLKAAGIPATEAPGILLSDPPKAFIAAIAQHRFWERER; this is translated from the coding sequence ATGGCAAGAAAAAAAGCTGAACAGCTGAATAAAAAGGCGGAGCAGCTTGCGCCGCATACCGAAGATGGAGCAGACCAGTTTCTTACCACCAACCAGGGCCTGCGGATCAATGATAATCAAAATTCACTCAAGGCGGGAGAAAGAGGACCTTCACTGCTAGAGGATTTTATCCTGAGAGAGAAAATTACCCACTTTGATCATGAACGGATACCGGAGAGGATTGTACATGCCCGTGGTGCGGGAGCATACGGATATTTTCAGGTATATGAATCCCTGTCGGATTATACGAGCGCAGGTTTCCTGACAGACCCAGCCCGGCGTACGCCGGTGTTTGTCCGCTTTTCCACGGTAGCAGGCTCCCGTGGCTCTACAGACCTGGCCCGGGATGTCAGGGGATTTGCCGTGAAGTTTTACACCGAAGAAGGCAACTACGACCTGGTAGGCAACAACATGCCGGTGTTTTTTATCCAGGACGCCATGAAATTCCCCGATTTTGTACATGCTGTAAAACCGGAGCCACACAACGAAATACCTCAGGCCGCCTCGGCACACGATACTTTCTGGGACTTCATTTCCCTGGCACCTGAGTCTATGCATATGATCATGTGGGTGATGAGCGACCGTGCGATTCCCCGCAGTTACCGTATGATGGAAGGTTTCGGGGTCCATACTTTCCGGTTGATAAATGCTGCCGGCAAGGGTTGCTTCGTGAAGTTCCACTGGAAGCCTTTGTTAGGCGTACATTCAGTAACCTGGGAAGAAGCCCAGCTGATCTCCGGGAAAGATCCCGACTTTCACCGCCGCGACCTGTGGAATGCCATTGAGAGCGGTTACTACCCCGAATATGAACTGGGTATACAGATCATACAGGAAGAAGATGAACATAATTTTCCCTTCGACCTGCTGGACCCTACCAAGATCATCCCGGAAGAGATGGTAGCGGTGAAACGTATTGGTAAAATGGTGCTGGACCGCAACCCTGACAATTTCTTCGCAGAAACGGAGCAGGTGGCTTTTCATCCCGGTCACCTCGTGCCCGGTATCGATTTTACCAACGACCCGCTGTTGCAGGGCCGGCTGTTTTCTTATCTCGATACTCAGCTGTCGAGACTCGGGAGCCCCAACTTCCACGAGATCCCCGTCAACCGGGCCATATCACCGGTACATAACAATCAGCGTGACGGACATATGCGGCAAACTATCAACCGGGGCAACACTTCCTACGAGCCCAATACACTGGGCGCCGGTTGCCCGTTCCAGGCCAGTATAGCAGACGGCGGTTTCTCTTCTTATGCAGAAAAGACAGACGCCCGCAAAGTACGGGGCCGGAGCACCAGCTTCTTCGATCATTTCAGTCAGGCTGCCCTGTTTTACCACAGCCAGTCGGAAGCTGAAAAGCGCCACCTGATCAATGCCCTGCGTTTTGAACTGGGCAAGGTAACGATCACGGATATACGGATACGGATGCTGGGCCTGTTGTCACAAGTCGACAAAGATCTGGCTGTTGCCGTAGCGGAAGGACTGGGCCTGGCCTTGCCTTCGCAGCCGGAACAACCTGTCAACCGTATCATGCCGGCAGATGGAGCGCCTCAACAATTCCAGCCACATCCCGTAGAACAATCAGTAGAAAAGTCGGAAGCCCTCAGTATGGCCAATACAGTAAAAGATACGGTGAGGTCCAGACAGGTCGCATTTCTGGTTGCCGACGGAGTGCTTTCGATGGAGATAACAGAGATGAAAGAGGCGCTGCTGAGGGCCGGTGCACAGGTAGAACTGATTGCTCCGCATCTGGGTACCGTGAAAGCATCTACCGGTAGCGGCTTTGAAGCCGACGAGAGTCTGCTGGGGGCTGCTTCCGTATTGTTTGATGCTGTTTATATTCCGGGTGGTACCGGTAGTACAGACACGCTGCAACAGCATCCGGAAGCGCTGCGGTTTGTCAGCGAAGCTTACCGGCATGGCAAGGCGATAGCCGTTTCCGGCGATGGTGCGGCAGTACTGAAAGCTGCCGGAATACCTGCCACAGAAGCACCGGGCATCCTTCTTTCCGATCCTCCGAAAGCCTTTATTGCCGCAATCGCGCAGCACCGCTTCTGGGAGAGAGAACGATAG
- a CDS encoding PAS domain-containing sensor histidine kinase, with product MTILNSVHTPGFEIIFNHATQGILLADGAGMILAVNPCLLQWSGHQSEELQGKPVTGLLSGSHEKALLHCKNGSLLPVNAGCTTYDPSCRIYFLTDLSAQQQAVHTLQRRVNEQKLEAHIMAGKESAYKRVSNFLNSIWTNLDAILIVTEPLGHIRFFNPAAVKMLGYPAREVTDTESLLLFLDHQELLRRAAMLSKELQQTVDPGIDTLTVRARLNMPNEYEWTFIRKDGTRFPVALTVSAIRDDANRITGYIAIGLDISARRKSESELRQALDKEKELNVLKSRFVSIASHEFRTPLSTVLSSTYLLEKYNTTEDQPKRMAHIQKISSAVHMLTDILNDFLSLGKIEEGKIQVRPSLVEIKKYVEKILTETEGLKRGQQQLIYTHEGPIESTLDGTLLRHILTNLVSNALKFSPDNGIVYIHTQSAPGYFNLSVRDTGIGITAEDQQHLFERFFRGSNVESIQGTGLGLHIVSKYAELMKGQVTCNSEPDKGTEFIVYIPTPQI from the coding sequence ATGACCATCCTGAATTCAGTCCATACACCAGGTTTCGAAATTATCTTTAACCACGCTACCCAGGGCATCCTGCTGGCAGATGGAGCGGGTATGATACTAGCTGTCAATCCATGTTTACTGCAGTGGAGTGGTCACCAGTCCGAAGAGCTGCAGGGGAAGCCAGTCACCGGGCTACTTTCCGGCAGTCATGAAAAAGCGCTCCTGCACTGTAAAAATGGAAGCCTGTTGCCCGTTAATGCGGGATGCACCACTTATGACCCATCCTGCAGGATTTATTTTCTGACCGATCTTTCTGCACAGCAACAGGCTGTTCATACCCTGCAGAGAAGAGTGAATGAACAAAAGCTGGAAGCCCATATCATGGCGGGCAAAGAATCTGCCTACAAGAGAGTCAGCAATTTCCTCAACAGTATCTGGACCAACCTGGATGCCATACTCATCGTCACAGAACCGTTGGGACATATCCGTTTCTTTAATCCGGCTGCGGTAAAAATGCTGGGATATCCGGCCCGGGAAGTGACAGACACCGAGTCCCTGTTGCTGTTCCTTGACCACCAGGAGCTGCTGCGCCGTGCAGCCATGCTCTCCAAAGAGCTGCAACAAACGGTAGACCCGGGTATCGATACCCTCACCGTCCGCGCCAGGCTCAACATGCCTAATGAATACGAATGGACTTTTATCCGCAAAGACGGTACCCGCTTTCCGGTAGCCTTAACGGTGTCGGCCATACGCGATGATGCCAACCGTATCACCGGTTATATCGCCATCGGCCTTGATATCTCCGCACGCCGTAAATCAGAGTCAGAGCTCCGGCAGGCGCTGGACAAGGAAAAAGAACTGAACGTGCTCAAATCCAGATTCGTATCAATCGCTTCACACGAATTCCGGACGCCGCTCAGCACCGTACTGTCATCTACCTACCTGTTGGAAAAGTATAACACCACAGAGGACCAGCCCAAGAGAATGGCACATATACAAAAGATCTCTTCGGCCGTACATATGCTGACCGATATCCTGAATGACTTTTTATCACTGGGAAAAATTGAAGAAGGAAAGATACAGGTACGGCCTTCCCTGGTGGAAATCAAAAAATATGTTGAAAAAATCCTGACCGAAACGGAAGGACTAAAACGGGGACAACAACAACTCATATACACTCATGAAGGACCTATAGAAAGCACGCTCGACGGAACTTTGCTGCGACATATCCTCACCAATCTCGTGTCCAACGCCCTGAAGTTTTCACCGGACAACGGTATCGTTTATATACATACCCAGTCAGCACCCGGCTATTTCAACCTCTCGGTCCGGGACACCGGGATTGGCATCACAGCCGAAGACCAGCAACACCTGTTTGAAAGATTTTTCCGCGGCAGCAACGTGGAAAGCATACAAGGCACCGGGCTTGGGCTGCATATCGTATCCAAATATGCAGAGTTGATGAAAGGACAAGTCACGTGCAACAGTGAACCAGACAAAGGCACCGAATTCATCGTTTACATTCCCACCCCCCAAATTTGA
- a CDS encoding response regulator — METILLIEDNKDIRDNLAEILALANYNVLTAANGKEGVTIALEQQPDLIVCDIMMPVLDGYGVLHMLHKNESLRPIPFIFLTAKTERTDVRKGMEMGADDYITKPFEGAELLSAIESRLKRCAEIRQQDAFGINGLHTLLSSTSGKDLLSSLKEDRNTNHYKKKQQIYAAGNRPDCLYYILEGKVKTYQRNDDGKELITGLYNEGDFLGYTALLEAGAYQENAEAIEDTTLAIIPHQDFEELVGNNPEVLSRFVQLLAKNIAEKEQQLIALAYSSLRKKVASALITLEHKYNTTQNPHFEIDISRENLAAMAGVAKESLIRTLGDFRDEQLISLKDGTIILVEKDRIAAMRN; from the coding sequence TTGGAAACAATCCTGCTAATTGAAGACAACAAAGACATCCGCGATAACCTGGCGGAAATCCTGGCACTGGCCAATTACAATGTACTGACAGCTGCCAACGGCAAAGAAGGTGTGACCATCGCGCTGGAACAACAGCCCGACCTAATCGTATGCGACATCATGATGCCCGTGCTGGATGGCTACGGCGTATTGCATATGTTGCATAAAAATGAAAGCCTGCGCCCTATTCCGTTTATTTTCCTGACCGCCAAAACAGAGCGCACCGATGTCAGGAAAGGAATGGAAATGGGTGCTGATGACTACATCACCAAACCTTTCGAAGGAGCAGAACTGCTCAGCGCCATCGAAAGCCGTCTCAAAAGATGCGCAGAGATCCGGCAACAGGATGCTTTTGGCATCAATGGCCTGCATACCCTGCTGTCGAGCACTTCCGGCAAAGACCTGTTATCTTCCCTGAAAGAAGATCGTAACACCAACCACTACAAAAAGAAACAACAGATATATGCAGCGGGTAACAGACCCGACTGCCTGTATTATATCCTGGAAGGAAAAGTAAAAACCTATCAGCGGAATGATGATGGGAAAGAGCTGATCACAGGACTGTACAATGAAGGGGATTTTCTGGGTTACACCGCGCTGCTGGAAGCAGGCGCCTATCAGGAAAATGCGGAAGCCATCGAAGATACTACCCTGGCCATTATACCGCACCAGGATTTTGAAGAACTGGTAGGCAACAATCCGGAAGTGCTCAGCCGGTTTGTGCAGCTGCTCGCCAAAAATATCGCGGAAAAGGAACAGCAGCTGATTGCACTCGCCTACAGCTCGCTGCGCAAAAAGGTAGCCTCAGCGCTCATTACGCTGGAGCATAAATACAACACCACACAAAATCCGCATTTTGAAATAGACATTAGCCGTGAGAATCTGGCTGCAATGGCCGGCGTGGCAAAAGAATCACTGATCCGTACGCTGGGCGATTTCAGGGATGAACAACTGATTTCACTAAAAGACGGCACCATTATCCTCGTGGAGAAAGACAGGATTGCTGCCATGCGCAACTAG